In the Periophthalmus magnuspinnatus isolate fPerMag1 chromosome 4, fPerMag1.2.pri, whole genome shotgun sequence genome, one interval contains:
- the plpp2b gene encoding phospholipid phosphatase 2b, with the protein MKELRKRKLYVVVDVLCVLVAALPFIVMTIVSKPYHRRIYCDDESIKYPLKPDTITHGMLAAVTISCTVIIISSGEAFLVYSKKIHSNSNFNQYVVALYKVVGTFLFGGAVSQSLTDLAKYTIGRPRPNFMSVCAPKVCTSYIEAENCTGRPQDVTESSLSFYSGHSSFGMYCMLFLALYVQARLAAKWARLLRPTIQFFLVAFAVYVGYTRVSDYKHHWSDVLVGLLQGALVAVLNVHFVSDFFKKRPPRHCTQTTAESEELERKPSLQIADSEHGNHYNYHPNSGPV; encoded by the exons ATGAAGGAgttgagaaaaagaaaactgtACGTGGTGGTGGACGTCCTGTGCGTTTTAGTGG CGGCTCTCCCCTTCATTGTCATGACGATTGTGTCCAAGCCTTATCACAGACGTATCTACTGTGACGACGAGAGCATCAAGTACCCCCTCAAACCTGACACCATCACACATGGCATGCTGGCCGCTGTCACCATCTCCTGCACCGTCATCATA ATCTCATCTGGTGAAGCCTTTTTAGTCTACAGCAAGAAAATACACTCAAATTCCAATTTCAACCAGTACGTAGTCGCTCTTTACAAGGTTGTGGGGACCTTTCTGTTTGGAGGAGCTGTAAGTCAGTCTCTCACAGACTTGGCCAAGTACACTATCGGCCGCCCAAGGCCAAACTTCATGAGCGTGTGTGCGCCCAAAGTCTGCACGAGCTACATTGAAGCAGAGAACTGCACTGGGAGGCCACAGGACGTTACAGAGTCCAG TTTGTCCTTTTACTCGGGGCATTCGTCATTTGGCATGTACTGCATGCTTTTCTTGGCG CTTTATGTGCAGGCCAGACTTGCTGCTAAGTGGGCCAGACTTCTCAGACCAACCATCCAGTTCTTCCTGGTGGCCTTTGCTGTGTATGTGGGCTACACTCGCGTTTCTGATTACAAGCACCATTGGAGCGACGTGCTGGTGGGACTGCTGCAAGGAGCACTGGTGGCTGTGCTCAAT GTGCACTTTGTGTCAGACTTCTTCAAGAAACGCCCGCCGCGTCATTGCACCCAGACCACAGCGGAGAGCGAGGAACTGGAGAGGAAACCCAGCCTGCAAATCGCAGACTCGGAGCACGGCAACCATTACAACTATCACCCGAACTCTGGTCCTGTGTAG